In Chryseobacterium turcicum, a single window of DNA contains:
- a CDS encoding iron-containing alcohol dehydrogenase → MSKLFIAGEVFHGAGSLEELKNIKGKKAVIVTGGSSMRKSGTLDKAVAYLTEAGIETQIFEGVEEDPSSATCMKGAEVIQNFQPDWIIGLGGCSAIDAAKIMWVFYEYPDADFDAMIKPFTVPVLRNKAKFIAIPSTSGTGTETTGLAVITDREKGVKYPIVSYELTPDIAIIDGEICASMPAHVTANTGLDVLTHCVEAYVSNIDNNIADALSKGGLELVFDNLKEVVENPNNIIARQNMHDASFMGGLAFNNAWLGIVHSLSHQVGALYGIPHGASNAIFLPNVIRYNAFATERYPDLARVIGKETTEELAQAIETLRSEINNQSAIKDFGISREDWDKNLDYIANNALVDPCTGFNPRVPSLDELKAIYNACYEGVVYAEEMVAG, encoded by the coding sequence ATGAGCAAATTATTTATTGCAGGAGAGGTTTTTCACGGTGCTGGAAGCCTTGAAGAATTAAAAAATATTAAAGGTAAAAAAGCCGTTATTGTAACCGGAGGAAGCTCGATGAGAAAAAGCGGAACGTTGGATAAAGCTGTTGCTTATCTTACTGAAGCTGGAATTGAAACTCAAATTTTCGAAGGTGTAGAAGAAGACCCATCATCTGCAACGTGCATGAAAGGTGCTGAAGTGATTCAAAATTTTCAACCAGACTGGATTATTGGTTTAGGAGGTTGCTCTGCAATTGATGCAGCAAAAATCATGTGGGTATTTTATGAGTATCCAGATGCAGATTTTGACGCAATGATTAAACCTTTTACCGTACCAGTTTTAAGGAACAAAGCAAAATTCATTGCTATTCCTTCTACAAGCGGAACAGGAACTGAAACGACAGGTTTAGCGGTAATTACAGACCGTGAAAAAGGCGTAAAATACCCAATTGTTTCTTACGAATTAACTCCGGACATTGCTATTATTGATGGTGAAATCTGTGCTTCAATGCCAGCACATGTTACAGCAAATACAGGTCTTGATGTATTAACACATTGTGTAGAAGCTTATGTTTCGAATATCGATAACAATATCGCTGATGCGCTTTCTAAAGGAGGATTGGAGCTGGTTTTTGATAATTTGAAAGAAGTTGTAGAGAACCCGAACAATATCATTGCTCGTCAAAATATGCATGATGCATCTTTTATGGGAGGATTAGCGTTTAACAATGCTTGGTTAGGAATTGTACATTCATTGTCTCATCAAGTAGGTGCTCTGTACGGAATTCCTCATGGAGCTTCTAATGCGATTTTCCTTCCGAATGTTATCCGTTATAATGCTTTTGCTACTGAGCGTTACCCTGATTTGGCAAGAGTGATTGGTAAAGAAACTACGGAAGAATTGGCGCAAGCTATTGAGACATTGCGTTCTGAAATTAACAATCAATCAGCTATCAAAGATTTTGGAATTTCAAGAGAAGATTGGGATAAAAACCTTGATTATATCGCAAACAATGCTTTGGTAGACCCTTGTACAGGTTTTAACCCAAGAGTTCCTTCTTTAGATGAATTGAAAGCGATTTACAATGCTTGCTATGAAGGTGTTGTGTATGCTGAAGAAATGGTTGCAGGATAG
- a CDS encoding AraC family transcriptional regulator, translating into MKKLEIKRNIQKLEDKNLSFRVFDLNEEHLNQYFKPHKKDHFFIVVIENGTLQVHIEDKIHYLKAGKISVVFPEQVHFISDVSNDLKGKIILFEEILFCSDILKNELSTYNVNLSTQLNCTILSSEDFEQSINAIRIIKGIYQKPSLIKKEQARFQIKIFLLGLIESVHGLHPILHKETVDKPIYVRFKKLLNEHYKQYRTVQHYAEELAITTKKLNSITKKHCGETAIQAIHNRILMEIKRQLMFSDLSHKEIAFDLGFNSPSALNKFVKAKLKETPTELQQDLAQMYNA; encoded by the coding sequence ATGAAGAAACTGGAGATTAAGAGAAACATTCAAAAACTTGAAGATAAAAATCTATCCTTCCGTGTTTTTGATTTGAATGAGGAACATTTAAATCAATATTTTAAACCTCACAAAAAAGACCATTTCTTTATTGTTGTCATAGAAAACGGAACATTACAGGTTCATATTGAAGATAAAATTCATTATCTAAAGGCAGGAAAAATTTCTGTGGTTTTTCCTGAACAAGTGCATTTTATTTCAGATGTAAGTAATGATTTAAAAGGAAAAATTATTCTGTTTGAGGAAATATTGTTTTGTTCTGATATTCTGAAGAATGAATTGAGTACTTATAATGTGAATCTTTCCACTCAGCTAAATTGTACAATTTTATCTTCCGAAGATTTTGAACAAAGTATAAATGCGATTAGAATTATTAAAGGAATTTATCAAAAACCAAGTCTTATTAAAAAAGAACAGGCAAGATTTCAGATTAAGATTTTTCTGTTGGGATTAATTGAGTCTGTGCATGGTTTGCATCCTATTTTACATAAAGAAACAGTAGACAAACCAATTTACGTTCGGTTTAAAAAGCTATTGAATGAGCATTATAAGCAATACAGAACCGTTCAACATTATGCTGAAGAATTAGCAATTACAACAAAAAAGCTCAACTCTATCACCAAAAAACATTGTGGGGAAACGGCAATTCAGGCAATTCATAATCGGATTTTAATGGAAATAAAACGTCAGTTAATGTTTTCAGATTTATCACACAAAGAAATTGCTTTTGATTTAGGGTTTAATTCCCCTTCTGCACTCAATAAGTTTGTAAAAGCAAAGCTTAAAGAAACTCCTACGGAACTTCAACAAGATTTGGCGCAAATGTATAACGCATAG
- a CDS encoding S9 family peptidase, whose product MNLNSKILGITQVVITSLMMNAQTKDSKLPGDPTLVSSKATIEKLISYDKGNFKYKVEDYFARPKASQFKISPDGLYLSYKEKDKDSKNHVYVKDLKSGKITKALVEKDDLIRSYGWLDKKRLFYTQDKGGNENIHLYAADIDGKNLKDLTPFEGITLNSVRLIKDTEFVIVTMNKNNKQIFEPYKINFNTGEITQLYENKDVKSPIDEYLFDRQGNLRGYTILENGLTTKLFYKDLQTGKFNLVKATDWKDTFSVIGFNDNSKNKDEVYLVTNIDGDKSRIVLYDLKKNEIIKEVYSNPTFDVSSITQAGKNRNYELDYISYNGIKNETIPVSKFYKEIHDKLTSEFGDKQFGIASSDDKNEKLLVVVDSDKLYGKYYEYDTKSKTTKLLFDLMPQLKEEDMAEMRPIEFKSRDGLTIHGYITLPKAALNGEKVPLIVNPHGGPQGIRDDWGFNPETQLFASRGYATLQVNFRISGGYGKEFQTSGYKQIGRKAMDDVEDGVKYAIEQGWIDKNKVAIYGGSHGGYATLMGLIKTPDLYSCGVDYVGVSNIFTFFDSFPEYWKPYKEMVKQIWYDLDNPEEAKIAKEVSPVFQIDKIKKPLFVVQGANDPRVNINESDQIVKALRGKGFEVPYMVKYDEGHGFGKELNRIEFYKSMLGFFAENFKK is encoded by the coding sequence ATGAATTTAAATTCCAAAATTTTAGGTATTACACAAGTGGTAATAACAAGTCTCATGATGAATGCACAAACTAAAGATAGCAAATTGCCGGGTGATCCGACTTTGGTTTCTTCAAAAGCTACAATAGAAAAACTAATCTCTTATGACAAAGGAAATTTTAAGTATAAAGTAGAAGATTATTTTGCAAGGCCAAAAGCTTCACAATTTAAAATTTCTCCTGACGGATTGTATTTATCCTATAAAGAAAAAGATAAGGACAGTAAAAATCATGTCTATGTAAAAGATTTAAAATCGGGTAAAATTACAAAGGCATTGGTTGAAAAAGATGATTTAATAAGAAGCTACGGATGGCTTGATAAAAAACGTCTTTTTTACACACAGGATAAAGGTGGAAACGAAAATATCCATTTATACGCAGCAGATATTGACGGTAAAAACCTAAAAGATTTGACTCCTTTTGAAGGAATCACGTTAAATTCTGTAAGATTGATTAAAGATACAGAGTTTGTTATTGTGACTATGAATAAGAACAATAAGCAGATTTTCGAGCCTTATAAAATCAATTTTAATACCGGCGAAATTACTCAATTGTATGAAAATAAAGATGTAAAAAGCCCGATTGATGAATATCTTTTTGACAGACAGGGAAATCTGAGAGGCTATACCATTCTTGAAAATGGGTTAACGACCAAACTGTTTTACAAAGATTTGCAGACAGGCAAGTTTAATCTCGTTAAAGCGACCGATTGGAAAGATACTTTTAGTGTGATTGGTTTCAATGATAATTCTAAAAACAAAGATGAGGTTTATTTGGTAACCAATATTGATGGCGACAAATCTAGAATTGTATTGTATGATTTAAAGAAAAACGAAATTATTAAGGAAGTATATTCTAATCCAACATTTGATGTTTCTTCTATAACACAGGCTGGAAAAAACCGAAATTATGAGCTAGATTACATCAGTTATAACGGAATTAAAAACGAAACTATTCCTGTAAGTAAGTTTTACAAAGAAATTCACGATAAACTGACTTCTGAATTTGGCGATAAACAGTTTGGAATTGCTTCTTCGGATGATAAAAACGAAAAATTATTGGTTGTTGTTGATAGTGATAAATTGTACGGAAAATACTATGAGTACGATACAAAATCAAAAACAACCAAGCTTCTTTTTGATTTGATGCCTCAGCTAAAAGAAGAAGATATGGCAGAAATGCGTCCTATCGAATTCAAAAGTAGAGACGGACTTACCATTCACGGGTATATTACATTACCAAAAGCAGCATTGAATGGTGAAAAAGTTCCTTTAATTGTCAATCCTCACGGTGGTCCGCAAGGAATAAGAGACGATTGGGGGTTCAATCCTGAAACACAATTGTTTGCAAGTAGAGGATATGCTACTTTGCAGGTTAATTTCAGAATTTCAGGAGGCTATGGAAAAGAGTTTCAGACATCTGGCTACAAACAAATTGGCCGTAAAGCGATGGATGATGTAGAAGACGGCGTAAAATATGCAATTGAGCAAGGATGGATTGATAAAAACAAAGTGGCCATCTATGGTGGAAGTCATGGCGGTTACGCGACATTGATGGGATTAATTAAAACTCCTGATTTGTACTCTTGTGGTGTTGATTATGTTGGTGTTTCCAATATCTTCACATTCTTCGATTCTTTCCCTGAATATTGGAAGCCTTATAAAGAAATGGTAAAGCAAATCTGGTATGATTTGGATAATCCTGAAGAAGCCAAAATAGCAAAAGAAGTTTCACCAGTTTTCCAGATTGATAAAATTAAAAAGCCATTATTTGTGGTTCAGGGAGCCAATGACCCTAGAGTAAATATTAACGAGTCTGACCAGATCGTTAAAGCTTTACGAGGTAAAGGATTTGAAGTTCCTTACATGGTAAAATATGATGAAGGGCACGGTTTTGGAAAAGAACTCAACAGAATTGAGTTTTATAAGTCGATGTTAGGTTTCTTTGCCGAAAATTTCAAAAAATAA
- a CDS encoding RNA polymerase sigma factor — protein sequence MPQKEKENIISQTVSSYGGKLMSFIRPKVKNTEDAEDILQEVWYQFSSLTNLAEIVNVGGWLYRVTANKITDKYRKKKTENLEDFVYEDEDGTFSIKDILLLDESAGPEVKMFQDEIWKKLFEALAELPEKQRLVYTENELNDKTLQQIADEQGENIKTIISRKNYAVKHLRNRLRKLYEDLNN from the coding sequence ATGCCACAGAAGGAAAAAGAAAACATAATTTCTCAAACCGTATCAAGTTACGGTGGAAAACTGATGTCTTTCATTCGTCCCAAAGTGAAAAATACAGAAGATGCGGAAGATATTCTTCAGGAAGTCTGGTATCAGTTTAGCAGTTTGACCAATCTTGCAGAAATTGTAAATGTTGGTGGATGGCTGTATCGGGTAACAGCCAATAAAATCACCGATAAATACCGTAAAAAGAAAACCGAAAATCTTGAAGATTTTGTCTACGAAGATGAAGACGGAACTTTTTCGATAAAAGATATTCTCCTTTTGGATGAAAGTGCAGGGCCGGAAGTGAAAATGTTTCAGGATGAAATTTGGAAAAAACTCTTTGAAGCCTTAGCCGAACTTCCTGAAAAGCAGAGATTGGTTTATACAGAAAACGAACTTAATGATAAAACTTTGCAGCAAATTGCAGATGAACAGGGCGAAAATATAAAAACCATCATCAGCAGAAAAAATTATGCAGTAAAGCATTTAAGAAACAGATTGAGAAAGTTATACGAAGATTTAAATAATTAG
- a CDS encoding DnaJ domain-containing protein has product MKDYYYFLGISHDASDEDIKKSYRKLSLKYHPDKNQDDDFFAERFKEIQEAYETLSDKGRRITYDQNLESQQKSFRYTVPPAIKTFTANKIHAKKGEEIIITWQTQNADVVKVLPFGLEKAYGERIFKITEFKNGKFQLLLHATNSLLHKTVVQGITITEVFENDSEKFRDRAEELFKSQPRTAANPKGHPKIFRLISGLLILALVIYFLISSLTN; this is encoded by the coding sequence ATGAAAGACTACTACTATTTTCTCGGTATTTCTCACGATGCTTCAGATGAAGACATCAAAAAATCTTACAGAAAACTTTCATTAAAATACCATCCCGACAAAAACCAGGATGATGATTTTTTTGCAGAGCGTTTCAAAGAAATCCAAGAAGCGTATGAAACTTTAAGTGATAAAGGAAGAAGAATTACGTATGACCAGAATTTAGAAAGTCAGCAGAAAAGCTTCAGATATACCGTTCCACCAGCGATTAAGACTTTTACAGCGAATAAAATTCATGCAAAAAAAGGGGAAGAGATTATCATAACCTGGCAAACTCAAAATGCTGATGTGGTAAAAGTTTTACCATTTGGCTTAGAAAAAGCGTATGGGGAAAGAATTTTTAAAATCACAGAATTTAAAAACGGTAAATTCCAATTGTTGTTGCATGCTACCAATTCTCTTTTGCATAAAACCGTCGTTCAGGGAATTACAATAACAGAAGTTTTTGAGAATGATAGTGAAAAATTCAGAGACAGAGCCGAGGAATTATTTAAATCACAACCACGCACGGCAGCAAATCCTAAAGGACATCCAAAAATTTTCAGATTAATCTCTGGTTTGTTGATTTTAGCTTTAGTAATTTACTTTTTAATTAGTAGCCTAACTAACTAA